The window ACGCAGGCTCCGGTGGTGATGGGGCGGCTCAGGGGCTTTTCGTCCGGCGCCAATCTTGCCGTGGGCGCTACCATTTTTCTGCTGGCTCCGTATCTGGAGTTCCGTACCTTGTTCTGTCTCTTCGGCGGGTTTGTGATACTGGCAGGTCTGTGGTGCCTCGTGCAGAATCCCGCTTCGCCCAATATTCCTCGTCAGCGCAAGGGCATGGTGTTCCGTTCCCGCTACTGGCTCTTTTATGTGCTTACCTTCTTCAGCGGGGCCCGCAGGCAGGTTTTTGTGGCCTTTGCCGTTTTTCTGCTGGTGCAGCGCTTCGGCTACACTGTGCAGGAAATCACGGCTCTTTTCGTGATCAATAATGTGGTGAACTGGTACCTATCGCCCGCCATCGGGCGCGCGGTGAACAGGTTTGGCGAGCGCAAGGTGCTCTCTCTGGAATATGTGAGTCTCATATTCATATTCGTGGCCTATGCCTATGTGGACAGCAAGTTGCTGGTGGCCGTGTTGTATGTTCTTGACCATGTCTTCTACAACTTTGCCATGGCTATCAAAACCTACTTCCAGAAGATTGCCGATCCCGGCGATATTGCCCCCAGCATGGCGGTGAGCTTCACCATCAACCATATTGCCGCCGTGGTCATTCCTGCGGCGGGCGGGCTGCTTTGGATGGTGGACTACAGAATTCCCTTCCTCTGTGCAGCAGGGCTTGCGGGCTGCTCGCTGCTGTTGACCCAGTGTATCCGCCTGCCGGAGCCTGAAGGCAAGTAACCGCGCGAAGCGTATAATCAATTGCTTCAGGCAGCATGTCGCGCTAGTATGGTCTCATCTATGAGTCCATGCGAAAAAGGAGTGTGACATGCAGCGCTGTAAACGGATCGCCCTGAGCCTCATTTGCCTGTCGGCTTGCCTGCTGCTTCTGTCGGTGTCGGCTTTTGCGGAGGAAGGGCAGACCAAAAGGCCCCTCAAAGACACGCCGCAACGGGTAGCTGCCCGCGCCACGGCAGTTTCCGTTGAGCATGAGGGGGACGATCCCGCCGGTATCCGGCTTACTTTCCAGCTCAAGGAACTGTTCAACACGGTCAGCCTGTTCAAGCTGACAGACAGCGATTCTCCAAAGATCAATCTGCTCATCTCCACACAACCGGAGTTTGCCTCACGCCCGGAAATCGGATCGGCCTATGCCGTGGTCTGGGTCTTTGCCGAAAGCAAGGGGAACCTGCAATATTATCTCGGAAGGCAGGTCGGCGTTGTGAGCGATGCCACTGCCGTCAATGTGGCGAGGCAACTTGCGGAGCGTACGGACGGCATTGCTGTCAAATACAACTATCTCTTCGGAAAATAACCGGAGGTGGGGATGGACAGGGCTGTCTTGTTGACCGTAAGCGACGATATGACCGCCATGTGGGGAATGCGCTTTGTCTCCGGTTTCTTTGCGGAAAAGGATAAACTGGAGGTGTGCGTTCTTTATGTGGCTCCTTCCGGTTATGCGGCAAAGCACGAGGAAACTCGAATAATCCTGTCGGACCTGCAGGTGCGCAAGGGGCGGGAGATGGTCGAGGCCGCGAAGAGGTGGCTGGTCGCTCACGGCTTTTCCGAGCACAAGGTGAAGACCAAGGTGCTTGCCACGCAGTACGGCGTGGTGAAGGACATTGTCGCTGAAGCGCATAAGGGGCTGTATGACGCGGTTGTTGTGGGGCGCCGCTATCTGGACTGGATGGAAATGTTGTACACCACCAGCGTGAGCAGAGGTATTCTCTGGGAGAGCGTGGATTTTCCGGTGTGGATATGCAACGAGCCGGACCCCACGCGCAGGAATATATTGCTCTGCGCTGACGGCTCTGCCTCAGCCTCCCATGCGGCAGACCATGTAGGCTTCATGATGGGAACCGAGCCGGAACAGCGCGTGACCATTCTGCATCTGCGCTCGCCGGGTATCGTGGCCAGTTCCGCAGTTGCAGAGGCTCGCCAGCGGATATTGGACAACGGGATAGAGGCTTCGCGTATCAGCACGCTTGTCACGGACGGGCTGGACAAGGTGGAAACCATAATCCGCCTTGCGCATGAAGGGTGCTTCGCGGTGGTTGCGGTGGGGCGCAGGCCTGACCTGCCAGAGTCGCTGATGAAACGGCTTTTCACCAGATCTGTCAGTCTGGGGCTGCATGAACATGTGAACCAGTTTTCATTGTGGGTGAGTAAATAGCCTGTGCTATGCGCACTGTATCATGCTCTATATTTTCAAGAAATAAACCCGATCATGCTAATAGGATTTTATTGCAACCTGAAGCTTGCCAACCGGTCTTCTTGATGCTAGATGATTTTTGTCGGACGGTAGATACACTGTTTGACGACTATATCGCCATATTTCCGGAGTTCTCCGGTCCATATTGAGCGATTCGCACAAGTTTGAGGATTGCCCCCCAATTCCGCCTTGAATCATGCGAATCGCTCTATTTTTTTGCCTTTCTCCAACGTTTCTGCCCCTGTCTCCCTAAATGTCTGAATAAATCCGATATGGGTCTATGCACACACGCTGGCAGCCAATTTGGGTTCATAGCCGGTTTTTTGCATTGAAGTTGCGCTCACAGAATGGTGCTGTAGGCTATGTGTGATGTGTTTTAGAGTCTTTTTGTGTTTGTTTTAGTTATTTGTAGTTTCTTTTGGTGGTTGCGTTTACTGTTTTCGTTGATAAGTGCTTTTGATTTCGGGCGGTAACAGGCTGTGTCACAGTATGCGTATGAATATTGTCTTGGACAGGTTGCTTTGGGGTGTGTATTTTGATT is drawn from Desulfovibrio mangrovi and contains these coding sequences:
- a CDS encoding universal stress protein — its product is MDRAVLLTVSDDMTAMWGMRFVSGFFAEKDKLEVCVLYVAPSGYAAKHEETRIILSDLQVRKGREMVEAAKRWLVAHGFSEHKVKTKVLATQYGVVKDIVAEAHKGLYDAVVVGRRYLDWMEMLYTTSVSRGILWESVDFPVWICNEPDPTRRNILLCADGSASASHAADHVGFMMGTEPEQRVTILHLRSPGIVASSAVAEARQRILDNGIEASRISTLVTDGLDKVETIIRLAHEGCFAVVAVGRRPDLPESLMKRLFTRSVSLGLHEHVNQFSLWVSK
- a CDS encoding MFS transporter, with amino-acid sequence MSKGFSTNADNRRMYLFLLIMVLAAAVGFQGWRTLYNNFAVDVAGLTGEENGFVQSLREVPGFLALLVIYLLLLVREHTLVALSVLTLGLGVALAGFFPSFHGLLITTLIMSFGFHYYETTNQSLILQYFDKTQAPVVMGRLRGFSSGANLAVGATIFLLAPYLEFRTLFCLFGGFVILAGLWCLVQNPASPNIPRQRKGMVFRSRYWLFYVLTFFSGARRQVFVAFAVFLLVQRFGYTVQEITALFVINNVVNWYLSPAIGRAVNRFGERKVLSLEYVSLIFIFVAYAYVDSKLLVAVLYVLDHVFYNFAMAIKTYFQKIADPGDIAPSMAVSFTINHIAAVVIPAAGGLLWMVDYRIPFLCAAGLAGCSLLLTQCIRLPEPEGK